The Sander vitreus isolate 19-12246 chromosome 24, sanVit1, whole genome shotgun sequence genome segment AGGTGTTGTCTGTTTTCTCTGGCCTGCTGTGGTTTTCTGCGACGAGTTGTTTCTCTCACTCTgcatcttcctctctttctcgtCTGAGGTCAGAGCAGTCTCACATTTCACCATGTAAGGCTGCAGAGCTCTAGTACTCctgggacaaaaaaaagaaaagagacaactATTTTCTTGtggaatatttttcttttttatatatatatatatattttttatatatatattttttatatattttttttatatatatatatataattcttttacagctagaaataaaatcaatgtgtttgaaaagatggagaaaagaAGAGGATGATAAAAATGAGACACTTATAGTCCatcagatatacagtacatgtataaTTCTCACACAACAGATGTGTTGCCAGTACAATTCTTCATACTACATACataataggcctactgtacaCGGATTATCAGTAACCCAGGTATCATAAAAGGCAAATGTGACACCTTTACATGAGTTTGAAAAGGATCTTGATGGTGAAagattgtattttttcttttatggtgtattgtttaaaaaaaaaaaacaagattaagagtctacagcccTACTAGCAGCTCTGTAAGGCTGTACtaaggcacagcagtgctttgaggtaaatgctaacatcagcatgctaacatgcccaCAGCCCGACAAAGATTACCATTCACAGAGCCAGGCGGCTATCGGGGCTAAAAAGCTAACAAAGAAACCTAAAATCTTCATCCCTTTGGAGACGTTTcaaatagtctttttttttttttttaaaccagaatACTTCTTGATACTGCACTGCATGACTTATGTCATTACATCGATTGATGACATAAGATTAAAAACCACCTTTAACCCTCTGGAACAATACCTATTTTCTTTGTTATAAAAGCCACTGTTAGGTCTATGTACAAACACAAACTTTTAGACTGTAAACATACCAAGACTTTAAAAAGATGTCCTCAGCCTGCTGCTTTCCCtataaatcattaaaaaaaacataaccacGGGGAATAGCCAGGGGCAGTGCTCgaattacgtgggagccagAGGGAGCCGAGCTCCCGTAGAGTGAGGACTGGCTCCCATGAAAGCAACAAAGATCTGAGGGGGTCTCTCACATCTGAAGGTGTCATTGTAATTTAATCTTAAACAATGCTCATTATCAAATCCCTGTGCGGTCTCTTACCATTAAAGacgttaaattaaaatataaaatataggctactacgGGACGTAGACCTGAGCCTACCCTACGCTCATGAACGCAGCATGACTGCACTTCACCACCACACCACCAGGCTATGTGAGCAAACCGCGTAGGCTAGAGATCGATTTGACAGCACTCGCAAGTCCGAAGAAGTCATCTTGCTTTTGAGGTAAATACCACCAATACCtcttaaatataaataagtCTGTAGCTATCCTCTGCCATTCAGAGCTCCGGAAAAGTTCCCAGATATTTTGAAAACACCTGTCAGCAATACAATGCAACCTCTGATGGCGGACTATTCAGTGAATAGGCTACCTGACAACATCTCAGTGCAAATTCCAAAATTGTTcgtctatttatttccacggTTCAACACACGAGACGACTGAACACCCAGGTGTTGTTATCACTACGTGTACATTATAAGACTAGAACATAGTTTGGCTGTGCAATGGCTTTATTCATTTCTGCCAGTTAGTGCATTTTCCCTGTGTATAAGTTAAAGACTacatgcattattgtgtttgacactgaggatatctgagacggtggtctggttcaaatgagtaggactattacaatcaataatatgttgaaattaattaaaatgaatccATTTTGTCTGTTGAGTGTGTCAAGTTATAGCCTAGGCCTACCGTGCGCATATACTGCGCAAAAGTGCCACTCGCGCCGATGCTATTTAATTGTATATCCTTGTTAGGCTATGTGCGGGGTGCGCCAACTTCTTTTTATGACATAGAGAGATccccttaaagacaaaaagataattCAAGCACTGGCCAGGGGATATAAAGGTACTGATGCTGTACAGAAATAGGTAATAATGACCTCCAGAGGGATACATCCTAAACAACTACAATATCttcttatttgttttaatttatatttaaattcaCACTTATATTCATGAAACAGTGGTCTGTTTTCTTGAATACATTTGTATCTCCTCTCCCATCCTTCCCAAAGGGAGGATCGCTATTTCATCTTATCTCTGGAAAAATACAGTTGTCATAAAAGAGGGTGACGGACATATCTGCTTATCTGAAGTGTGTATCCAGCAGTGAGTAGCAGTAACAACAAAGCTGACTCCTTataacatgacacacagcctgtTTACAAGCGCATTCTCCTTTTATGGCAGATGTAAAAAGCTTTCTGGGCCACGGCAGGGgggttatttttactttttccggACTTTTCTTTCAAGCGCCTGTCTCTTTTGATTTCTCCCAAGTGGAGGATGCTGTCCAGGacttcacacacacttttccaaAAAAGATTTCAGTTATTACTGGAGGGGGGGACTAATGTACTGACGTCCATTTGAAActttgatcttaaaaaaaaagtagactaGTTATGACACAATACATTCTCTGGTGTTCTTGTGCTCTAGCTGACAAGCACACAAATTATTAGtcttgtttgctgctttcacaaTATGACGATCCTAAAGGATATATCCCCAGACCTTATGATGGTGTGGTCATGGCCAAACTGTATATTTAGAGGCGACATCAGCTGTTCAGTGTGTCTATCAGGCTGTCGGGATAATGAAGACAATAGAGTAGGTCAGCCATGATGTTTGATTGGAGGCCAAACTGCAAGCTAGCTGTGGAATCCAAACATGGTGACCCATCCATCACACTGAGGATGCTCAACAGCATCAAAGGAAGTGCAAAGAAGTAAAtgagtggaagaaaaaaatgtccacGCGTTCTACCTGGCTGGTCATGATGATGCATCAGTGTCTTTCTCTGGAACGATAGATCTTAGTATTACAATTAGATGCCTTCATGATTTCAACAAAGTTATAGAAAGGATAGAACAATTTGAAAGTgtacaaaaaaaacctgtattTAAGGTGTCTTCAGTATTCAGCAGAGCTCTCTTCTGATGACATGCTAACTTTTTGAACTAAAAGATGTCTACATTCAAAGGTCttgggcttctgggaaatggtGTCGGCTAAAATGGaaattgtaaataaatgacACAGACGGACGATATCTGATATTATTTGTGAAAGGGAAATGCTAACAGATTAACGAATGGTCTTTAGCTTCTCATTATGTAAACTTGTaaacattatttcttttttttttaatttttattagcCAAGGGAAACTGGTTTTAACTGGTTTTAACTCAAGCCCAAATTCTTGAACAACACTGAAATGTGCTAGTAGATGCTGGCTGCTGCATGCCCCCCACTCTCCTAAAATCTTTTAAAAggatgtcctctctctctctctctctctctctctctctctctcatcgtGTTTACAGCCTCGGAGAGCGTTGCATATCTGACATTTCTCTCTCAAACTCCAACCAGCTCTGTTCTCATCCGAAAGGTAAGAACCAGCATCCTCTACAGACACAGCTGTtctttaatttaatgtaataaCAGTAGATTGGGAGATAACGAGGATAACATATGATGTACGTGTACAAGATAATAATGCTTGGAATTAATCGTAACACTAGAACAGTCACTAAAATGCATGTAAGTATTGTTACTTCTAGTGGATTGAATGCCCATGAAACAGTTTCTTATGGAACTAGAAAGGCTCCCCTGAAGTTGAAGTTAGTCGTTATTTATTTCCTTAGTTGGGTTGTTAGATGATCTCACACTGTGAGGTTATCAGTGGGCTGTGTTGTGTGTTAAGATACAGAGGAAAACGGCTTCttataaaaaagaaagtcatTGTTCACATACAATAAAGTCAGCTCTGAACAAAGGGGCaggaaagaggggggggggggggatggaaaCTGTACTGATCCTCCCAGAGGGATAAACAACACTCATCGCCACCTCTTACATTCCCATCCAAAGCACATGATTTAATTTTAGAACATTGAGGAGCCAAATCTGCTAAAATCTAACAGCGATTGTTATAGTTCACGGTTACAGGAGCAATTGCTTAGAAATCATATTAGCCTCACAAAATCAATCTGCTCTAATATGACAGTTTGCTTCAAAGACgtttatggttaaaaaaaaaattttattaGAAGCATTATTCTGGTCTTAGGGTCCCCTATGCTTTCGCAGACTTTTCCATTCTGGCAACAGATATATGTTGACTTTTACACTTTTCTTTACTCCATGATGAGCTCTCAGGGAGGTATAAGGACCtagttacacatttaaaaagcaaaagaaacaaaaaataaagcaaGTGGATAGTGACACTACTGTATAATATACTAAATAGGAAATCAATAAAGAAATATACTAAAGAGGAAACACTCCGGTAAACCAAATGCTttctcttgggggaattgttgggtctctatAAATCATAGAGTGTCTATCTagaaagtgtcctgagataacttctgttatgatttgacacgataaataaaattgaattgaaaatattCAATAGTTACTTAAAAGCAGCCACTTTTATTCTAACAAACGTAGCTAGATTTGTTAAGTTTATAATGATGTTATTGGTGAATGCTACTGTTGATCATTTTCTAAGAGGATGTAGAAGTTGCAAAAGACACTGCGGCtatttgtttacaaaaatatattaattttGAACGAATCATAACTGCATGAGGCATGATAACTGTCGTTAGTGTCGAATGCATCAcctcatgtacagtatatgtatccATATGGGAGTatgggaatgtgtgtgtttgtacctgtAGCTGCTGCTCAAGACAACAGCtactgacactgacacacactgataGAATGCACTACTATTGCATGACtggcatccacacacacacacacacacacacacacacacacgcgcacacacaaacacgcacacacacacgcgcacacacaggaTGAAGATGAAAACTATCTTTTGACATATCACGTTGGTCACACTGGAGGTATTTAGCTCTTGGCAACAACGGCTAACAACAGCTGACTGTTCATAAATGTACAACATGGTTCTTTCAAAGGAACAAAAGAGATGTCTGTACtttaacagtaataataatctataaataaagatgacaagaaaaaaaaagtaaagataTGAGAAACGTCTGTACTGTCAAGATGACTACTGCTATGGGACCGCTCAGCTTTCACCTTAATAATAAAGGTTTTTGCGTTTTTAGTGGCCACCAGTCTGCCCAGCCTCCTCTAGTTGCTGTGTTTAGTACAGTTGAATGATTTTATGTAAATGAAAGATCGACCAATCAGTGCGGTGCGAGCCTCTGACAGAGCGACAGCTTTGGGTATTTACTGTCGACATTTAACTTCTTCcactcatttcttttttgtggaAATGAGGATTATACTTGCACACCAGTCAGAAGAAAAGTCTTCTGGCATGGAATGATTGACAGTTGGCACTAGAATGATGTGGCTGATGTGTGCAGATTGGAGTGGAGGATAACGTGGAGCACCAGTCGCTCACATGGTGTCAGTCACACGGCGATGAGCTGAAGAGGCCCAGACACAAGAGGATCCCAATTTAACCCCAAAGTGTCAAAGGTCAAAGTACTGGCAGGACAAAAAGGATAGTTTCTCTCACTGAGTGGGACAAGGCAATGAAAGCTCCATTTACAGTATGACCCGTAGTGTTGAGTGATTCAGGGGCCAAGAGCTGGACAGGGGCCTTTACAGCATGCCAGGATATGTACTGTTTTAGCTCCATTATGAGCTGTTGTTACGGGGAAGTTTAGAATTCACAGTAACGGCtcctcacatactgtatgacacAAGGGAATTGAGGatgtttgtcatttgttttggcCACCACAGCTGAGTGGGGAAGCCACTGCTGAAGTTCCTTTAATGGCCACTAGAAGGTGGCAACAAGAACATCGTATTTTTTAAGAGTCATCCACTTACACAACACATGTTAGCTCCTATTAAAGTTTAGTCAATTGTAACTATTTGCTCATTAAAATGTAGAGTAATgccttttttcttctgtttcttaCAACTGGATGTGaatgtgtcacctgtttctgcTTAAGTCAACCCAACATCATttctgctttatttatttatttcaaactgAACTACGCCTCTAAATGCACAATTTCAAACTACAGCACATTTTACCATGCACGCACAGAGGCTGTGTAAGTCTTGAGGGCTTAGAAATTAAACCCCAAAAAACATCTTGCTGTCAGAGCAGACAACTTCAGTCGGGTCAGAGGTTAGAGGCCTCGAAGCAGACTGACGCTCTCATGCAGTTATCCCATAGGGTATGAggacatgtgtgtatgtgttaaggTGTCACATGCCAAGTGATAATGGGTGACTCAGAAGCAGAtaagtgtgagaaaaaaaaaaaaaaatgtgaaatgatAAAAATAGATGTGTTGAAACGTTGAATGACGGCACCATACTCTACGGCACAAAATGAGTCCTGTTATCTGTACTGATCCCACGCTGCAGCCAAGTCACTGGAAATAACAAAGAAAAATTGAAGTAAATGGATTAGcgtgcttttaatgtgaaagatGAAATAGCAATTTCCTTTGGTGCCACCATCAGGACAAACCATTGCAAACAGGATCTCTAATGCACAGATTACCAGCCTAACATCTCTTGTGACAAGGCTCCAGGAATCCAAAGCTGTCCGTATGTTGTTCTCCCCTTTTTGTATTTGAATAAAACAATGCATCCAGCAGGGAGCCGTGAGCAGGACTTTTAATCTCGTTAAAAATAGCTAAAACCTTGGCAGAGCTGATGTACAAGCGGTAAGATGTTCACTGTTCGCGGGAGCCACTAATGCAAAAGCACGGTCACCTTGTCACGGTGACTTTGAACTCAGGAAAGTCCCGGATCGGATGACAAAAAGGGATTTAGCAGAGTGCAGACCAGCCTGCAGCTGCACTGAGAAGCTCATTAATTATTTCTGCTCACATTCTTTTATTCAATCGTCATGCAGGAGAGCATGCGAAACCGTTATGAAAGGGGAAATTATCAAACCGTGACAATGTAACGTTTTAAAAGGAGAAATTAAAAGTGTAATTCATAAGGAATAAAACTTGTTCTTGTTTTGCTAGTACAGGCTTACTTGGTCTTAGAGCTATGACCTGGTCCCGACCCTACATGAACCCGCAAAATGTTCCTGTCCTGAGCCGAGCCTGAACCACAGCAGAAGTTTTGGGCCCAAGCCTGGTCAGAATGAccaccagaaaaacaaaaactaaaatgtcatTTGCTGTATTACATCGAGATTGCATAACATTTCTCATGATTAGAGAGGCGGTACGGTAGTCAAAATTTGTGCCACcctgactagggttgggtaccgaagtCGGTACTTTTTATGGTACCGACTGAATTACGTAGGTACTACCGaggtaacctgactccgccagatggattgcttcgcatttgctctgCAAATTCATCTGGGAACtatccgttggagaacttttgggaaggggcgaaaatactggttagctgattggataaaccgtctgtctatcaccacccaTGTTCCCACCCATTTTCTTCACGACTAGCGGAGCCAgttgatatatcaaactcttgccgaaaccagtcgggagaagagcaaacacatcttttcctccgagaaaagcctccagtgccgttttttgctcttctttcaatgaaggaatactttctaattcggataaaacttgcgcgatagctacgctcatctcatccgtggaagccgccatgttgtttagactgaacagtagcttctcgttgcgtcacacctaaacccgcctcaaaaccaacactgattggtcggtcgtttggcgaacggctccaaattttctctatctcaagacgccagactgatctgcgagtggaaaactggagctcgccgAATCAGGGCGGTCTCGCGCGACTACTACCGAGGACCGATTCACGTTAAATCTAGTGGTGCCAAattttcggtacctgagagcgcgtTTGGGTACCGCAAATGTACCCAACCCTTACCCCTGACCcaattaaagcaacaccaaagcacttttcctcttcggaccccctacaggttggaagcagaattgtccattaccgctgtcgtaaATAAtttacccgatctggcaaacttgcatagagcggttatagccgatagagggccgcaaagtgaatgcagaagtgccattcaccctgttacgagttgatgaaccactgaaacgattttggaaacattattttaaggtacaaaagaatcgaTGTTGCTTCAGAGCCCGGGGGAATTTTGAGTAATGACAGCCTGGACCGGCCTGAACCCGACGGATCGGGTTGGGCCCAATCTCGGGCAGAGAATCAAAGCTCTACTTGGTCCGGTACGACCAGTAGCTTATAGTATGGTGGCTAATGTCAGTAAATAACACTTTTACTTTCATACTCTAACTCTGATTGTTAATTATCTAGTCAcgattatttattgttttgaaaCCAAGATTTTAGGGGCTTTAAAATGAACCATCATCACATCATTGCCCCTTGAGGCCGATGTGTCTGCTGGTCAGTAAAAGCCACATAGGTTCACTTAAATTGCTGAATAGTAGGGATGTAATCACCATTGTTGCCTTCAGATAGTAGACATGCTTTCAAGAAAATGATTGGAATTATGTTAAAGGGTAAATATCTTTAATCAAAATGTTTCACACCATGTGTTTCAgtccatgtttattttattacacaATGTGAACGCACACCTCGTCCTTCACATTGTGTCGCTGCCACTCCTCAGAGTATCTGGCTTAACACATCGTCAGACCTCAGCCGGCGCCTCTGAGCTGCTCTCTTATCATCACACCATGTGCTGCGATACGGAAAGGTCACACAGCATGTCAACCGGGAGACATCACCCAGAGGAGGGTGCTGAAGTgctttgaatttttttatttgatgtatGAAGGCAAACAGCCTTTTCttactgtctgtttttgtttttttcccacggCAGAGAGAAGACTGATCACTGTTTTGTGTTGTGTAACCAGGACTGAACCACTTCAGGCCACGCtgccaaaaaaaacacccaGACCTGAGCTCATCTCCAGCTACCAGCAGCGGTTTGATTCCCCTGATTTCACCTCCTTTAAACCAGCCCGGACCAGCTCAGTCCAGCTCCGCTCGGTCCAAACAGGCCCCCGCAGCCTGACCCAACTCTCTCCTCTTGTAATCCAGCCAATCAAAAATCTAGCCAGTCCGCTGTCTCCATGGAGCGCGTTCAGCACATGACCAAGTCGGCCATTCGCCGAGCGTCTCAGATTGAGGTGAATCCACAAGCCAAGAGGAACCTGCAGGAGCTGTTTGTCAACTTCACCCTCATCCTCATCTGCCTGCTCCTCATTTACGTCATCGTCCTGCTGAGCAGCTGAGAGCAGCTGAGAGCAGCTGAGAGCAGCCGAGCCATACGCAGAGAGAGAGTTTGGCATGGCAGTGCGGCTGTGGGCCAGGGTTTGGCTGAGATATGGGCTTTCTGATTTCTTATAAAGCAataatattagggctgcaccatataTATCTAAATCATCATAGCAATATTAACTGGCGCAATACAACACATCGAGAAAGGCTGCGACACACAAGACGCTCTGAGATTTgttatcagtagaaaactgcactttaaaaggTAACGGTCATTTTATATTCCAtccaatgttcaatttgttcaatacaataatgttggaaatgatttcctttcatttgttttaaattcaacaagcaatttgttgtattttagcagagacactgaaagcaacagaaatGCAGATCTGACTACACTTAGAtgtaagtttatttattttaagtaatGTTGCTATTGCAAAAATtgaacaacgttatcgcatattttcctcatatcatgcagccctaaatAATATCAACCCCATATATCAGCCTAACCCTGCTTGACCACAGCTGTAAAGAAGGATCATGGAGGTCAAATGAATCCATGTGAAAACAATAATGGCCAAACCCTCTCAAATTGTTTCTATCAGAGCTGATCAGGGATCAGTTTCCCAGCCTCTCGCTGATCAACAGTTTAAACTTCActcatatactgtgtgtatgtgaatcgGCCTGCTGCTCATTcaaaaataacacactggccAGTGATTACATTACAATGTGTTGACTTAAGTTGATTTACAAAGAAGACTGACTCCCTCCATCCAAGGCACACTGTAGGACATTGTCTCCTGCTTAAGTATTAATAGGTACAATGTGTATAATACCGAAATATCAATACATCACTGTTTCATTTCCGTTTCCCATAAGCTCTGTCGCTTCCTGCAGCCCACCACCACCAGGAGAAAGATAAACATGCTGGaaattattttccatttttatgtCCTGTCCAGAGACATGGCTGTACTGTCTGTGGCATCAGGTTTCTGTATTTAAAAACTTCTGCTGCCATCTTGGCAGTTATTAGAGCCTAAAAATCCAAAAATGTAGccaagaaaacaacaaacactgtGGCTGACCCTGATAGGCTAAGAAACCTGTCAATGAAGTAAACACACAAAGTGTGAAGTCCCTTTCATCATCAGTATGACAGATGACCAACTGTGAAATATCTGCCATGTCTGTAGCATGTCTGATATTACACTTAAGTGGCCGTTTCTTGCCTGACATATAACACTTATGATACTTAGAGATAATTCTAAGTATTGTAGGCCTATAAAGTATAGAAAgtatagtaagtaagtaagtatagACTGAGAGCATATTTAACCTTTAGGCAGCTTACCTGCAGGTATTTCTGATGGGCTATGTGAACATTTCACTCATAATTTACTGTGTAAAGTATGGACTAAACTTGGCTTGGGCTTCAGcgatcaatacacacacacacacacacacacacacacacacacacacacacacacacacacacaagcctcacatatacagtaaattagGTTTAGTTTATCAGTTGTGAAGAAGACTTCACTTTGCATGGTGTGAATTGACTTAATGAAGTTTTCTGTTTATGCCATTTAAGTTCCGTTTAGATAACATAACTATGATTGACGAATGCTGACATTTTTACAGCGCGTGCCCTGATGCTGGCAGCGAtggtgtttaaaaataaactgtaaagTCAGATGTGTATTCCGCAAGAAtctaatatatatttacaatatatacatatataatttaTCTTCAATATATTGCCAtgactgaaaatgtaaaaatatgaattatatttccatttgggattaaaaaatgattgagaagaatttttttttccttctatgCATCTTTGGAAATTGTACCACATGACTTTCGAACTATGGAACACCAAAGAAATTGCATGTCAATAAAATGTAAGTGGTTTCTCCTGCTACAAGTGtggattattttatttattgcacATCCTAATTTGACGTTTTTGAAAGATATGCATTTAGATGTAAGAATCACTGAAGTCACTGAAAAAGCTTCAAAGACCCGTCTATGAGTGTGAAGGTTAATAGATTATGCAGATAACCACTGGTTTGCACAATTAAAATAAGAATATAATATAGGAACAAAAGTCTGAAGACGTGACACAACTTTTTCCATTGTGTTAGGAGAGTAGGTTTGGTTCAAAGCTTACGTTTAATAC includes the following:
- the pln2 gene encoding phospholamban — protein: MERVQHMTKSAIRRASQIEVNPQAKRNLQELFVNFTLILICLLLIYVIVLLSS